From the Sphingomonas brevis genome, the window CCCTGCTCGGCCAGCGGTACCGCCAGGCTGGCCCCGCCGGTGAAGCCGGGCCGGGTAAAGCCGAACCCGAGGCTGGTGAGGCCGAAGCCGAGGACGATGCCGTAAAGATCGTTCGCCAGCATGGTAATGATGAGCCCGCAGGCGGCAATCGTCGCGCCCCACAGAATCAGCGCCCTCGGGCGAAGTCGAAGGCGGGGGATGAGGCCCCATTGCGCGGCGAGCGTCGCGCCGGCGCCGGCCATCATCACGATCGAGATTTCCTCTTCCGACCCGTGCGGGGCGAGGTGCAGCCGGTCGATCACGAAGAAGCCGATGCAGCCCAGCGTCGCGGCCTGGGCATGGCCGGCGATCACTCCGGCCAGGATCCAGTTGCGGATGCGCGAGTCGCTCCACTTCAGCGGCTTACCCTTGGGGCGGGTGGCGGCGATGACGCTGGCGCCGGTCGGCGGGCTGGCCAGCGATGGGTAGCTCATCGCCGCGCCATGTCCGCTGCGCCGGCCGTGCCGCGGCTTCGTGTCGTCGGGGAGGCCGACGACGATCGCGGCAAAGACGACGATTGCGATCGCCGCGAAGACGAACAGCGGCCCGGCCAAGCCGACCAGGGGGAGGACGAACAGAGGAGCCAGTGCGGGACCGACGATCGTCCCGAGGCTGAAGCTGCTCGACAATGCCGAGAGCGCCTCGACCCGCGCCGTTCGGCGCGTCCGGGAGGCGAGATAGGCCTGGGTCGCGCTGGGCGTCGCGGAACCGAGCGACCCGTAGATCGCACGGCAGATGGCGAAAGTGCCAAAGGTCAGAGCGCCGGCGAGCACTCCCTTGAGACCTGCCAGCAGCGCAAGGCCGCACAGCGTCATCGAAATGATGAATCCGCCGACCCCGACAAGCGTCAGCGCCTTGCGGCCATGCGTGTCGCTCGCCCGGGCCCAATAGGGCGCAAGCAATACCCACAGGACCGCCGACCAGGTGTAGGAAACCGTGACCCAGAAATCCGCGATCCCGATTTCGCGGCCGATCGCCGGCATGACGGACTGCAGGGCGGTATTTCCCGCGGCCGCGACCAGCATGGCGGCATAGAGCAGCAGGAAGTGCCGGGTGGTAAGGGCGCTTCCGGCAACACGCGGCCTGTCGGGCAAAAGCTGCATTTCATCGCCCATAGGGCGGGCGGAGGGAGCGGGAAAGACGCCCAATCGCTTGCCAATCGTCCGCCGATTTGCCAACGCCTTCAACTCTTGGACCTAATCTGGAGCTCGACTTGAACGCTACCCGCGCCAACCAGTTGAATGGCAAACGCCGTCATGGGCTGCGCGCCGGACGCGGCCGGAAGAGTGCGAAATGGCAGTTTCTGCGCGGATTCCTGAAGCATCCGGTCATGGTCGGCTCGGTCATCCCGTCGAGCCGGATCCTGATCGACAAGATGCTTAAGCCGGTGGACTGGTCGGCGACGAAGCTGTTCGTCGAATATGGTCCGGGCGTGGGGACCTTCACCCGTCCGATCCTCGACCGGCTAAATCGCGACGCCAAGCTGATCGCGATCGATACCAATCAGGACTTCATCGACTATCTTAACGGCGACATCGACGACGACCGATTCATCGCGGTCCATGGATCGGCGGCCGACGTTGAGAAGATCATTGCCGAACATGGCTTCGACCATGCTGATTACATCCTGTCCGGCCTGCCCTTTTCGACCCTTCCACCCGGCGTGGGCGATGCGATCGGCGCGGCGACCGGCCGCGCCATCCGCCATGGCGGCGCTTTCCTGGTCTATCAGTTCAGCCCCAAGGTGCGTGACTTCATCGCCCCGCATTTCGAGCGGATCGACCG encodes:
- a CDS encoding MFS transporter, translating into MQLLPDRPRVAGSALTTRHFLLLYAAMLVAAAGNTALQSVMPAIGREIGIADFWVTVSYTWSAVLWVLLAPYWARASDTHGRKALTLVGVGGFIISMTLCGLALLAGLKGVLAGALTFGTFAICRAIYGSLGSATPSATQAYLASRTRRTARVEALSALSSSFSLGTIVGPALAPLFVLPLVGLAGPLFVFAAIAIVVFAAIVVGLPDDTKPRHGRRSGHGAAMSYPSLASPPTGASVIAATRPKGKPLKWSDSRIRNWILAGVIAGHAQAATLGCIGFFVIDRLHLAPHGSEEEISIVMMAGAGATLAAQWGLIPRLRLRPRALILWGATIAACGLIITMLANDLYGIVLGFGLTSLGFGFTRPGFTGGASLAVPLAEQGGVAGVITAANGVAYILAPGIGMLLYAADPHWPFIAGAALLLGLLLWGRGRLATPA
- a CDS encoding class I SAM-dependent methyltransferase codes for the protein MVGSVIPSSRILIDKMLKPVDWSATKLFVEYGPGVGTFTRPILDRLNRDAKLIAIDTNQDFIDYLNGDIDDDRFIAVHGSAADVEKIIAEHGFDHADYILSGLPFSTLPPGVGDAIGAATGRAIRHGGAFLVYQFSPKVRDFIAPHFERIDRGFEWANVPPATLFWAWRDRD